GAGATCGACGGCGAGGTCTATATCGCGACGCACACCTTTGAGCGAGACGGCATCCCCTACTCCATCACGCAGCCCGAGAATGGCGAGAGCAGCTTGTTGCGCGGGGTGGAGCTGAGCCTGGTGCAAAACCGGCTCCATTGGCTGCCCGGACCGCTGCAGGACTTTGGCCTGAGCCTCAACGCCACGCTGCTGAAGGGCGAAACGGCGGTCCACATGCACGACGGGAGTCTGCGGGAGCTGGACCACGCGCTGGAGCAGCCCGATTACTTCTGGAATGCGAGCGTGTTTTATGCGCGCGGGCGCTTCGAAGCACAGGTGGGCTACACCTACACTGGCAAATACCGGGCCTTTGTCGACCGCGACTACTATTGGCGCGATTACAGTTGGGATGCCTTCGATCAGCTCGACGTGCAGGTGGCCTATCGGCTGACGAGCAGGCTGGAACTGAGGGCCGAGGTGCGCAACCTCACCAACTCCGCAAAATTGCGCCTGCGGGGCCCCGAGCAGGAACTACTACACGAAATCGTAGAATCCGGGCGTTCTTTTTGGGTCGGCTTAAGCTATTACCATTAAGCAACTTAAAACCATCGTTCGCACGCCTGCAACGCTGCGTAACAGAAGCGTCACCGGCTTTGCGCAAACGTCACGGAGGCAGAGTGATAGATTTTTTCCAAAGGCGTTGTCGTAGGGGGTAGATCCAACCCATGAAGACAAAGCTGACCTCTCTCTTCTTGCTCTTGCCGCTGGCCGCCAGTGCGCTGTGGGGCTACTACCCCTCCGACGACGTGGAGCAACCCGTGGCCGACGGCGCCTTTTCCGTGGCGTGGCTGACGGATACCCAGTATTACACGCAGCCCTTTGGCGAAATCGGCGATTTCCTGAAGATGACCGATTGGGTGAAGCGCCACCAGGATGGCCGCAATATCCAATTCCTCATCCACACCGGCGACATCACCAACCGCAATCAGGCGACCGAGTGGAGCCGCGCCGAGGCCTGCATGCAGGTGCTCGAAGGTGTGATGCCGACCTACATGACGGTGGGCAACCACGACATGGGCCCCATCGGCAAGGCCAAGGAGCGCGACGTGCGCCTCTTCAACCAATACTTCCAGGCGGGTGACAATCCCTTGACCGCCAATACGCTCGGCGGCGTCTACGAGGCAGGCCATCTCGAAAACGCCTACTACTGCTACGACTACGGCGACTGGAAGCTCCTCGTGCTGACGCTCGAATTCGCCACCCGCCCGGCGGTGGTCGAGTGGGCCGACGAGGTCATTGCCCGCTACCCCGACCGCAAGGTGATCCTCGCGACGCACGAGTTCATCGACTACAACACCTCGCAGATCACCGAAGATGGTCGCCCGCTGCGCTCGCAGCACGAGGCCAAGTGGGGCTGGGCTGCCGGCTACGGCGTGGCCGAAAAGGAGCCCATCGCCTCCGGGGAAGACATCTGGCAGCAGCTCATCTGCAACCACGGTAACTTCATCCTCACGATCAACGGCCACTATGGCGCCCGCGACATCGACCAGGATGGCAAGGAGTCCGGCAAGTCCCGCTACGCCAGCTCTTACCGCGCAGACCAGACGCCGCAGGGCAACTACGTGCACCAGATCCTCTTCAACCCGCAATACAACAAGGACGGCGGGCAGGGTATGATGCGCCTGATGGAGTTCCAGCCCGACGGCGAGACGATCGTCTTCCGCACCTTCTCCCCCAAATACGCGATGGACAAGGACGAAGAGACTTCGCCCTACCAGCCCGGTGAGTGGGAGCAATTCAGCATCAACACCCGCACCGGCAAGCGCGAAAAGCTGCGCTAGCCCCTCCCCTGCTTTCGATCCCTCTGCACCCAACTGCGGGTCTCCGCCCCCCGGAGGCCCGCTCGTTCCCCACAGATTTCCATGCAAGCTTTGAACTATCTGCGCCCGCATAAACTGGCTCTCTGGACCACCCTCGGCCTCTGCTGCGCCACCGCCGGCCAGGCGGCCGAAATCCGCGGCACCGTCTACGACGACATCAACGACCTCTACATCAACGGTGGTGAGGTGCGCGTGCTCGAGCTCGACCGCAACACCTTTACCCAACGTGGGGGCCAATTTGTGCTGCGCGACATTCCCGCCGGCACCTACACCATCCAGGCATCGTCCACCGGCCTGCCCCACACCACCCAGACGGTAACGGTGGCCGACGCCGAGAGCGATGTTACGGTCAACCTCACCATCACCGAAGAGCAGATCTTCGAGCTGGAAGCCTTTGCCACCACCGGCTCGCTCGTGGGTCGTGCCAAGGCACTGGACCTCCAGCGCTCGTCGCAAAACCTCACCAACGTCGTCTCGGCCGACGCGATGGGCCAGTTTGTGGACCGCAACGCCGCCGAAGCCCTGCAGCGCCAGCCCGGCATCACCGTGGTCGACAGCCAGGGCGAGGGTAAATACGTGGTCATCCGCGGCTCCGACCCAGCCTGGAACCAGGTGATGATCGACGGCATCAACGTCGCCACACCGGAGGAAAATGGCCGCACCACGGCCTTGAATATCATTTCGACCGACCAGCTCGAATCCATCGAGGTCACGAAGACCTGGACGCCCGACCAACCTGCCGGGAGCATCGGCGGCACCGTCAACCTCGTGACACGGAGCGCGCTGGACCGGGGCGAGCGTTTTGCCTCGATCGAAGGCGCTTACGGCAGCTACGACCTGACGGACGACGACAGCTGGCGCTACAACCTCGTCTACGGCGACGTGTTCGAGCTGGGCAAGGAAGACCGCAAGCTGGGTATCCAGATCTCCTACAACCAGTCTCTCGACAACCGGGGTAGCGAGACCCTGCGGGCCGACGGCTGGAGCAGTGGCGTACGCCCAGAGGTGCGCGAATACCCAAACGGTTTTGGCCTCAATGGCCTACGGATGGAAGATTACCTGATCGAGCGCGACCGAATGTCGTTTGGCGGCAAGATCGAGTTTCAGCTTAACGAACAACATCGTTTCTATGCCTCAGGCTCCCATAACCGCTATGACGATGTCGAAACGATGCAGGAAGTCGCGCTCAATACGAGCACCGGCTCATCAGTCGCCTACCGCGGTTCACTCTTCTTCAACGAATCGGTCGCGACCCGCCTCGGCTACGACCTGAACGATCCTGACGTCCAAACCCGGCTCAACCTGCCGGCCAACAGCGCTCAGCGCAAGCTGACCTTCGATGAGGCAGTGAGCCTCGGTGAAATCGCGTATAATCCGGAGAACCACAACTACGATCGTTATATCGCGGCGGGGGACATCCAGAAGCGCTTCGTATACCGCGAGACAAACGACCGTATCGATACCTACCAGCTTGGCGGCAAAAGCGAGCTGGGTTCCGTCGCCCTCGACTATAAAATCTACAATTCCGAAGCGAAAAAGGACTGGACGGAAGACAGTGTGATGCTCGACTCGCCCGAAGTGTCGTTCATCACTCAGCTTGACCCGAACGACGGTTATTCCCCCACGATGGTGACCAACAACACCATCAATCCGCTGCTCGACCCGACTTTCTTCGCACTCAACCGCAACAGCGGTAACATTCAATTCAACCAGTGGGACAGCTCGGACCGCCGCAAAGGAGCTGAGCTGAACGCCGATTGGGAATTCGACGCTTTAGGGCTCCAGCACACGGCCTCTATCGGGGGAGCGATGGATCTGCGCGACAAGTCCTATGAGCGCAACTACGTCCGCTACAGTGATGTCAATACAGACCCCATCCCTCAGCTGACGCTGCAGGATGAGTATTTCATGGGCGAACCGAACTACAAGTTCCTTAGCAACCATCATGTTAGCTACGACTTCGGCCCGCGTTTCGACGTCGATAAGACGCTCAATTTTCTGCACCACATTCCGGACTCCATCACGCTCTCCCAAGAGCAAAACGACATTACCTATAATATCACCGACGCAGTCCTGAAGAACTACGCGGCAGAGGAAGACATCTCCGCACTCTACTTGATGCACAACATCAAGTTCAGAAAGTGGGATTTCCTTGCCGGCGTGCGCTGGGAGCAGACCGACAATACCTTCCAGAACAGCGTCATTCAGACTCGGGATGAGGAGACCAATCAATTTATCTCCCCGGTGCTCTGGGCTCGAAGAGGCGTTGATGGCGTGAGCAAGTGGGTGACCAACAAGCGCAGCTATGACCACGTGCTCCCCGCGCTGCACATTCGCCGTAACATCGGAGAAGACTGGGTAACCCGATTCTCCGTCACCAAGTCGATCTCTCGCCCCGAGTTCACTGACTTGGTCCCGCTGGAGCGGATCAGCGTCAGTGGCTCTCGTTTTGGCAATACGCTTTGGCTGCCAAACTGGGATTTGGAGCCGATGGAGGCTACGAATTACGACCTGAGCATCGAGCGCTACCTGCGCGGAGTAGGTCTCTTCGCGGTGAACGTATTTTACAAGGATCTCAATGGAGTGATCTATCAGGAATCGCGCTCGGAAGTGCCTTCCAGCGATCCTCTCGTAGCCGACGCTTCCTTGAAGTACATCTCCAACCCTGGGTCGGTAAACTCTCTTACCTGGAATACCCGCCAGCAAGCCAACTCAGGGGCAGGCAAACTTTTCGGTGCCGAGTTTACCTTCGATCGCAAGTTTACCTTCCTGCCGGGCCCTCTCGATGGCCTCGGTATGAACGCCAACATGACTTTGGTAGATTCCGAAGTCGAGCTGCTGCTGGAAGAGCGCTACAAGGACAAGGTCCCTCTCTTCAAGCAGGCAGACCAGAGCGGCAACTTCTCTCTTTATTACGAGAAATTTGGACTGCTCGTGCGCCTGAGCTACGTCTGGCGAACCGAATACCTCGAAGACGTTCAGGCTGGTGACCAAGACATCAAGAATCTCGGTAAGGTTGGCCTCTCCAGTCAGGCATTTGACGTCTACGCCGACGATTTCGAGCGGATCGACCTGCTGGTGCGCTACCGCATCAACCACCAGTTCAACGTCTTCGTGGAAGGCATCAACCTGACCGACGAGCCGCTGCGCTTTTACAAGGGCGACGCCTCGCGCCTCGAATCCATCCGATACACCGGCCCTGCCTGGTTTGCTGGCATCAGCTGGCGTCTCTAGTCGCCCTACCCTTCTCTTCAACCGCTACTATCGCACCTTACTGCTATGAAACAGCAACTGAAACGAGCCACACTCGGCTCTCTGACGACTCTCTTCCTGGCGATTTCCGGCCTGCACGCCGCCGAAGTCACCGCCTTTCAGGAGGACTTTGAAAGCGACGGCCTCGGCACGCGCTACAGCGTTGAAAACGCCTCCGACGATGGCGCCAGCGACTTCTTTGCGCGCCGCGCCAACCTCTCCAACGGCACACGCACAACCGGCGGCACGCTGAGCGGCACCTACTTCTGGGGCGCTCGCGACCTCGACGCCGACGGCGCCGCCGTTAATGGCATGGAAGCCGATGAGGCCCGCATTACTTTCGAGCCCTTCTCGATCGCCGGCCTAGGCGACTTTACGCTGCGCATGGAAGCAGCCCAGGGCGAAGATGAGTTCGAGTTTGATAACTCCTTCCTCATCGAGATCAAGATCGACGATGGCGACTGGTATGCCATCGGTGGCTTCCGCGGTACCGGCACCAATGCTCCGGGTCGCTGGTTCGAAGGCGACGAGAATACCGTGGCCAGCCTCGAATCGCCCCGCTTGACGACCAATTTCCAGACCTTTGACTGGAAGCTGAAGCGCGTGGGCACGACGATGCAAATCCGCATCAAGGCCAACCTCAACGGTGGCAACGAGGAATACGCATTCGACAACTTGCGTGTGTTGGCCGACGACGCCCTGAAGGTCGCCTCGCTCCAATTCGACAAGGCGAGCTACAACGAAGGTGAGGCCGCCACACTGAAGGTGACGATCAACAACCCCGCCCCCGCCGGCGGCGAGACCTTTGCCCTGAGCAGCAGCAACCACAACGAAGTGCTGGTGCCCGCCGAAGTCACGATCCCGGAAGGTCAGACCTCCGTCGACGTGCCGGTGACGATTGTGGCGGACAATGGCTTCGATGGCGACCAGACGGTGGTGATCGGCATCGATACCGCTGGCTTCGCGCCTAATGAAGTGTTCGTAACGGTCAAGAATGTCGATGCCAAGCCCGCCATCATCATGAACGAGTTCATGACCAGCGTGCCCGGCAAGATCGAGGAAGACTTGATCGGCGACGCCAATGGCGACGGCATCCGCAACGGCAGCCAGGAAGAGTTCATCGAGCTCGTGAACAACGACACGATCCCGGTCGACCTGACCGGCTGGATCCTCAGCGACGACAAGGGTCCCCGCCACGTTTTCCCCGAAGGCACTGTGCTCCAGCCCGGTCGTGCGATCGTGATCTTCGCCGGCGGCAAGCCCAACGGTCTTTTTGGCGGCGCTATCGTCCAGACCGCCACAGCCGGTAACTTCGGCTACGGCGACACGGGCGATGTGATCGTGCTCAGCTCCGGCGGCGCGGAAGTGCTCTCCTATGACTACACAGCCACCTTTGCCGGTGCTTACCAGGGGGTGACGCGTAATCCGGACATCACGGGCGAATACGTATTGCACTCCGAGGTCAACGGCGCGCTCTTCTCCCCCGGCACCAAGGTCGACGGCTCGCCCTTCGGCACCTTTACCAATACGATCACGCTGAGCGTCGACAAGGCCACGATGGCCGAAGACGAAGCCACCCCGGCCATCGCCACGATCTCCCTCGCCAACCCTGCCCCCGCTGGCGGCCTCGCAGTCGAGATCACCACC
The nucleotide sequence above comes from Verrucomicrobiota bacterium JB022. Encoded proteins:
- a CDS encoding lamin tail domain-containing protein, which codes for MKQQLKRATLGSLTTLFLAISGLHAAEVTAFQEDFESDGLGTRYSVENASDDGASDFFARRANLSNGTRTTGGTLSGTYFWGARDLDADGAAVNGMEADEARITFEPFSIAGLGDFTLRMEAAQGEDEFEFDNSFLIEIKIDDGDWYAIGGFRGTGTNAPGRWFEGDENTVASLESPRLTTNFQTFDWKLKRVGTTMQIRIKANLNGGNEEYAFDNLRVLADDALKVASLQFDKASYNEGEAATLKVTINNPAPAGGETFALSSSNHNEVLVPAEVTIPEGQTSVDVPVTIVADNGFDGDQTVVIGIDTAGFAPNEVFVTVKNVDAKPAIIMNEFMTSVPGKIEEDLIGDANGDGIRNGSQEEFIELVNNDTIPVDLTGWILSDDKGPRHVFPEGTVLQPGRAIVIFAGGKPNGLFGGAIVQTATAGNFGYGDTGDVIVLSSGGAEVLSYDYTATFAGAYQGVTRNPDITGEYVLHSEVNGALFSPGTKVDGSPFGTFTNTITLSVDKATMAEDEATPAIATISLANPAPAGGLAVEITTDGMDQDGETLLANEVNIPTPTVVIPEGQTTATFEIWAHNDGLLDGDVSITVVARAEEAVPSLVNMTITDVAVNTYSVVINEAFASVLGTGTDANDNGAFEETLDDQFIEIVNTSGRWIDISGWRLYSIAASDLTGQQLVHVFPQGTRLNDMGAIVVFGGGDIDHLTANAATIAGGAQVQIANTGGVGVNLTTKSDAELRLTNPYGYPIDSVEYTAAKADQTQSIIRLPELTGEFDNLHMAASEGFLIISPGTNADGVPFSGNGPVVLPGLEGILTDGFQYSDVHYWSDSFQWLFTPHYPVVYSWDVGDWIYIHEGASGNGEVMIYSYSRSAWHYTNTDTYPTSWNYDQSKWMRLR
- a CDS encoding TonB-dependent receptor is translated as MQALNYLRPHKLALWTTLGLCCATAGQAAEIRGTVYDDINDLYINGGEVRVLELDRNTFTQRGGQFVLRDIPAGTYTIQASSTGLPHTTQTVTVADAESDVTVNLTITEEQIFELEAFATTGSLVGRAKALDLQRSSQNLTNVVSADAMGQFVDRNAAEALQRQPGITVVDSQGEGKYVVIRGSDPAWNQVMIDGINVATPEENGRTTALNIISTDQLESIEVTKTWTPDQPAGSIGGTVNLVTRSALDRGERFASIEGAYGSYDLTDDDSWRYNLVYGDVFELGKEDRKLGIQISYNQSLDNRGSETLRADGWSSGVRPEVREYPNGFGLNGLRMEDYLIERDRMSFGGKIEFQLNEQHRFYASGSHNRYDDVETMQEVALNTSTGSSVAYRGSLFFNESVATRLGYDLNDPDVQTRLNLPANSAQRKLTFDEAVSLGEIAYNPENHNYDRYIAAGDIQKRFVYRETNDRIDTYQLGGKSELGSVALDYKIYNSEAKKDWTEDSVMLDSPEVSFITQLDPNDGYSPTMVTNNTINPLLDPTFFALNRNSGNIQFNQWDSSDRRKGAELNADWEFDALGLQHTASIGGAMDLRDKSYERNYVRYSDVNTDPIPQLTLQDEYFMGEPNYKFLSNHHVSYDFGPRFDVDKTLNFLHHIPDSITLSQEQNDITYNITDAVLKNYAAEEDISALYLMHNIKFRKWDFLAGVRWEQTDNTFQNSVIQTRDEETNQFISPVLWARRGVDGVSKWVTNKRSYDHVLPALHIRRNIGEDWVTRFSVTKSISRPEFTDLVPLERISVSGSRFGNTLWLPNWDLEPMEATNYDLSIERYLRGVGLFAVNVFYKDLNGVIYQESRSEVPSSDPLVADASLKYISNPGSVNSLTWNTRQQANSGAGKLFGAEFTFDRKFTFLPGPLDGLGMNANMTLVDSEVELLLEERYKDKVPLFKQADQSGNFSLYYEKFGLLVRLSYVWRTEYLEDVQAGDQDIKNLGKVGLSSQAFDVYADDFERIDLLVRYRINHQFNVFVEGINLTDEPLRFYKGDASRLESIRYTGPAWFAGISWRL
- a CDS encoding metallophosphoesterase, with product MKTKLTSLFLLLPLAASALWGYYPSDDVEQPVADGAFSVAWLTDTQYYTQPFGEIGDFLKMTDWVKRHQDGRNIQFLIHTGDITNRNQATEWSRAEACMQVLEGVMPTYMTVGNHDMGPIGKAKERDVRLFNQYFQAGDNPLTANTLGGVYEAGHLENAYYCYDYGDWKLLVLTLEFATRPAVVEWADEVIARYPDRKVILATHEFIDYNTSQITEDGRPLRSQHEAKWGWAAGYGVAEKEPIASGEDIWQQLICNHGNFILTINGHYGARDIDQDGKESGKSRYASSYRADQTPQGNYVHQILFNPQYNKDGGQGMMRLMEFQPDGETIVFRTFSPKYAMDKDEETSPYQPGEWEQFSINTRTGKREKLR